The following proteins come from a genomic window of Burkholderia stabilis:
- the istA gene encoding IS21-like element ISRme20 family transposase: MLTREVIVEIRVLARQGLGIREISRELGLSRNTVRKYLRSCAEQDRAPRSGRTQKLDPFKTYLHDRVRAAHPAWLPATALLIEIRAMGYDGGLTRLRVYLRSLKSIKAPEPLVRFETDPGQQMQVDWIVLRRGKLPLSAFVATLGYSRASYVEFVTDERLPTLLGCHERAFDFFGGVPREVLYDNVKTVVIGRDAYGPGLHRYQPAFLDFAKHHGFVPRLCKPYRAKTKGKVERFNGYLRRSFYNPLASRLAQDRLSLDATTANAEVVRWLRDVANVRIHGTTGQSPLERLLLEQPKLQQLPEPWRANLPSASVPTMPPPSRFDDTPLQHQLSVYQALLTEAR; the protein is encoded by the coding sequence GTGCTTACAAGGGAGGTAATCGTGGAAATACGTGTGTTGGCCCGCCAAGGATTAGGAATCCGGGAGATCTCGCGGGAACTGGGGTTGTCGAGGAACACCGTGCGCAAATACTTACGCAGTTGTGCTGAGCAGGATCGTGCGCCGCGATCGGGGCGCACGCAGAAGCTCGATCCGTTCAAAACCTATCTGCATGACCGGGTTCGCGCAGCGCATCCGGCCTGGCTGCCGGCGACCGCGCTGCTGATCGAGATTCGCGCGATGGGTTATGACGGAGGCCTGACGCGGCTGCGGGTCTATCTGCGGTCGCTGAAGTCGATCAAGGCGCCGGAGCCACTGGTACGTTTCGAAACCGATCCGGGGCAGCAGATGCAGGTCGACTGGATCGTGTTGCGACGTGGCAAGCTGCCGCTGTCGGCATTCGTTGCGACGCTCGGTTACAGTCGGGCGAGTTACGTCGAGTTCGTGACCGACGAACGATTGCCGACGCTGCTGGGATGCCATGAGCGCGCGTTCGACTTCTTCGGTGGGGTTCCTCGCGAGGTCCTGTACGACAACGTCAAGACGGTGGTGATTGGCCGAGACGCCTATGGTCCCGGACTGCATCGCTATCAACCGGCCTTCCTCGACTTTGCGAAGCACCACGGCTTCGTGCCGCGCCTGTGCAAGCCCTACCGAGCGAAGACCAAGGGGAAGGTTGAGCGCTTCAACGGATACCTGCGCCGCAGCTTCTACAATCCGCTGGCAAGCCGGCTCGCTCAGGATCGCCTCTCGCTTGACGCGACCACGGCGAACGCCGAGGTCGTGCGCTGGCTGAGAGATGTCGCCAATGTGCGCATCCACGGCACGACTGGACAGTCGCCGCTCGAGCGTCTCCTGCTTGAGCAACCGAAGCTGCAGCAGTTGCCGGAGCCGTGGCGCGCGAACCTGCCGTCAGCTTCCGTGCCGACGATGCCACCGCCGTCGCGGTTCGATGATACGCCGCTGCAGCATCAGCTGTCAGTGTATCAAGCCCTGCTGACGGAGGCACGTTGA
- a CDS encoding XylR N-terminal domain-containing protein has translation MKEEKGKAGEIDRGIPLFVPDVVADLHFPDIRDLAERLRFNPADGRIWLDDRRMVLIHTDAFASLRQELIEALGSDAARGLLTRMGYLSGSRDAALARKVRGQDSAFDAFAVGPQLHALEGIVLVEPVRVDIDSTTGQYYGEFLWKDSSEDEAHISVYGIGSEPACWMQIGYACGYTSAFMGRRILYREVECRAMGNTLCRIIGKPVDEWDAPDADLRYMLPQSLEKRRFVALKSSGPARLTLQIMSVCLASLTKCLSKKDQ, from the coding sequence ATGAAGGAGGAGAAAGGGAAAGCGGGAGAAATAGACAGAGGAATACCGCTTTTCGTGCCAGATGTAGTGGCTGATCTGCATTTTCCGGACATTCGGGATCTGGCGGAACGGCTTCGTTTCAATCCTGCGGACGGTCGCATCTGGCTCGACGATCGTCGAATGGTCTTGATCCATACGGACGCGTTTGCTTCACTGCGACAGGAACTCATCGAAGCTTTAGGTAGCGATGCTGCGCGCGGATTGCTGACCCGCATGGGATATCTATCGGGTTCTCGGGATGCCGCGCTCGCACGAAAGGTTCGCGGGCAAGACAGCGCATTTGATGCCTTCGCGGTAGGTCCTCAACTTCACGCCCTGGAAGGCATCGTCCTGGTAGAACCTGTCAGAGTGGATATCGACAGCACCACCGGTCAGTATTACGGGGAATTTCTGTGGAAAGACTCGTCCGAGGATGAGGCTCACATATCCGTGTACGGCATCGGCTCCGAACCAGCCTGCTGGATGCAGATTGGCTACGCGTGCGGCTACACGAGCGCTTTCATGGGCCGGCGTATTCTATACCGGGAAGTCGAATGCCGCGCGATGGGCAATACATTATGTCGAATCATTGGAAAGCCCGTGGACGAGTGGGACGCCCCCGATGCGGATCTTCGGTATATGCTGCCACAATCTCTGGAGAAACGTCGCTTTGTCGCGTTGAAAAGTTCAGGGCCAGCCCGACTGACTCTACAGATCATGAGTGTGTGCCTTGCAAGCCTGACGAAGTGCCTGTCAAAGAAGGACCAATAG
- a CDS encoding YgaP family membrane protein, whose amino-acid sequence MQINVGNLDRIVRIVIGLILLSLPLWLDSSWRWLGLIGIMPLLTGLAGRCPGYRLLGLSTCPMRKPE is encoded by the coding sequence ATGCAAATCAACGTTGGAAATCTCGACCGCATTGTGCGCATCGTCATCGGACTGATTTTGCTCAGTCTCCCATTGTGGCTGGACTCATCTTGGCGTTGGCTGGGACTCATTGGAATCATGCCGCTCCTCACCGGCCTGGCAGGCCGCTGTCCTGGCTATCGCCTGCTCGGCCTCAGCACTTGCCCGATGCGAAAACCCGAGTGA
- the tnpC gene encoding IS66 family transposase: MPNLDDLPDDVAALKAMLAEARASAIERELEIEQLRRDIAASDLEITRLKLLIDKLKRMHFGRKSEQLAREIEKLELRLEDLAAGSGVADVQHTKVRRERSTTSSDPAVREPLPPHLTREDRVLKPDSICPKCEGAMQCLGEDVSEQLARVAAMFKVIRTIRHKTVCPACGHIAQPPMPGLPIERSIAHPSLLADILVSKYADHAPLYRQSEIAARDGVTLDRASMGRWVGQCEALCRPLTDALRRYTMAGTKLHADDTPIPVLAPGNKKTKTGRLWVYVRDDSRSGSTEPAAVWFAYSCDRKGIHPQTHLAGFEGILQADAYGGFDELYVSGKIREAACWDHARRKYYEIHASTPTDETQKLLEMIGEFYGIETDIRGKPPDERQRVRREKSKPLLDAFETRIRAKLATLSRKSELAGAIQYSLNHWTALTLFCEDGQAEISNALAENALRCVSLGRKNFLFAGSDSGGERAAAMYSLIGACKLNGINPRAYLEYVLTHIADHVITRVDELLPWNVVDKLTSVSSHGTA, encoded by the coding sequence ATGCCGAATCTCGACGATCTGCCCGACGATGTCGCTGCACTGAAGGCCATGCTGGCTGAGGCTCGCGCGTCGGCCATCGAACGGGAACTCGAGATCGAACAGCTGCGCCGCGACATCGCCGCAAGCGATCTCGAGATCACACGGTTGAAGCTCCTGATCGACAAGCTCAAGCGAATGCACTTCGGCCGCAAGTCGGAACAACTTGCCCGAGAGATCGAGAAGCTTGAGCTCCGGCTTGAGGATTTGGCCGCAGGCAGCGGTGTCGCCGACGTTCAGCACACAAAGGTCCGACGAGAAAGGTCCACGACTAGCAGCGATCCGGCCGTACGTGAGCCGCTGCCACCGCACCTTACGCGAGAAGATCGCGTGCTCAAACCGGATTCGATCTGCCCCAAGTGTGAAGGTGCTATGCAGTGCCTCGGCGAGGACGTCTCGGAACAGCTCGCCCGTGTTGCGGCGATGTTCAAGGTGATCCGCACGATCCGGCACAAGACGGTCTGTCCGGCCTGCGGCCACATCGCGCAGCCACCGATGCCGGGACTGCCGATCGAGCGCAGTATCGCGCATCCGAGCTTGCTTGCCGACATTCTGGTGTCGAAGTACGCAGATCATGCGCCGCTGTACCGACAATCGGAAATTGCGGCGCGCGACGGGGTGACGCTTGACCGCGCCAGCATGGGTCGCTGGGTCGGACAGTGTGAGGCGCTCTGCCGCCCGCTGACCGACGCGCTGCGCCGGTATACGATGGCGGGCACGAAGTTGCACGCGGACGACACGCCGATCCCCGTGCTCGCGCCAGGCAACAAGAAGACGAAGACCGGGCGACTCTGGGTGTACGTGCGCGACGACAGCCGTTCGGGCTCGACGGAGCCGGCTGCGGTGTGGTTCGCGTACTCGTGCGATCGCAAAGGCATCCATCCTCAGACGCATCTCGCCGGATTCGAAGGCATCCTGCAAGCCGATGCCTACGGCGGCTTCGACGAGTTGTACGTAAGTGGCAAGATCCGCGAGGCTGCTTGTTGGGACCACGCGCGGAGAAAGTACTACGAGATCCACGCGAGCACACCGACGGACGAGACCCAGAAACTGCTCGAGATGATCGGCGAGTTCTACGGCATTGAAACCGACATCCGCGGCAAGCCGCCCGATGAACGGCAGCGCGTGCGGCGTGAGAAAAGCAAGCCGCTGCTGGACGCCTTCGAAACGAGAATCCGGGCCAAGCTCGCGACGCTGTCGCGCAAGTCGGAGCTGGCCGGCGCGATCCAGTACTCGCTGAATCACTGGACTGCGCTGACGCTGTTCTGCGAGGATGGGCAAGCCGAGATCAGCAACGCGTTGGCAGAAAACGCCCTGCGTTGCGTGAGCCTCGGGAGAAAGAACTTCCTGTTCGCTGGTTCCGACAGCGGGGGTGAGCGGGCCGCCGCGATGTACAGCTTGATTGGTGCGTGCAAACTCAATGGCATCAACCCGCGCGCCTATCTGGAATACGTCTTGACCCACATCGCTGATCACGTCATCACCCGCGTCGACGAACTGCTGCCTTGGAATGTGGTCGACAAGCTGACGTCGGTCAGCTCGCATGGCACTGCCTGA
- a CDS encoding TIGR00730 family Rossman fold protein yields the protein MKPAEDLAERLRAIRESPTYRLAYEDIELLGQDELRPLRLQLELLKPERILHEQGIHSTVVVFGSARVSDAETAEARLGALERQALVTPENVGLRQELARANRRVEQARHYEQARRFSGLISARFQQQNRRDFVVVTGGGPGIMEAANRGAFEVGARSIGLNITLPHEQAPNPYMCPDLAFRFHYFALRKMHFLLHAKGLVAFPGGYRTLDELFEVLTLIQTGKMQRIPVVLVGRAFWHRVVDFDLLLDEGYVSPSDLDLFTCVDKAEEIVSALERFYVTRAAGDGAT from the coding sequence ATGAAACCTGCAGAAGATCTCGCTGAACGCCTGCGCGCCATCCGCGAGTCACCAACATACCGTCTTGCGTACGAAGACATCGAGCTGCTTGGCCAGGACGAACTGCGGCCGCTGCGACTACAACTCGAACTGCTCAAACCTGAGCGCATCCTGCACGAGCAAGGCATTCACTCGACGGTAGTGGTCTTCGGCAGCGCACGCGTGAGCGATGCCGAGACGGCAGAAGCCCGCCTTGGCGCGCTGGAGCGTCAGGCGCTCGTCACTCCGGAGAATGTCGGGCTGAGGCAAGAGCTTGCGCGAGCCAATCGCCGGGTCGAACAGGCACGTCACTACGAGCAAGCGAGGCGTTTCTCGGGCCTTATTTCGGCGCGTTTCCAGCAGCAAAACCGCCGTGATTTCGTCGTCGTCACCGGGGGTGGGCCCGGCATCATGGAGGCCGCCAACCGCGGTGCTTTCGAGGTTGGCGCACGTTCGATTGGCCTCAACATCACGCTGCCCCACGAACAGGCACCCAACCCCTACATGTGCCCGGATTTGGCGTTCCGATTCCACTATTTCGCGCTGCGCAAGATGCACTTCTTGTTGCACGCCAAGGGCTTGGTGGCATTCCCGGGTGGCTATCGAACGCTCGATGAGCTGTTCGAGGTGCTCACCTTGATCCAGACCGGAAAGATGCAGCGTATTCCGGTAGTGCTGGTCGGCCGTGCATTCTGGCATCGCGTAGTTGATTTCGATCTTCTGCTCGACGAAGGCTATGTCTCTCCATCCGATCTCGACTTGTTCACCTGCGTAGACAAAGCAGAGGAAATCGTCAGTGCCCTCGAACGCTTTTACGTCACCAGGGCAGCAGGCGATGGGGCAACATGA
- a CDS encoding transposase, giving the protein MPNAARPAHRTYARAFKQQVIRETLEPGMSVSIVARRHDINANVVFGWRKQYREGKLELPGLEAAPSAMTGTELLSVDVIDSVLMLPAPQPTGNATSKVTSGVPMPTPVCEIEVEIGKRRVKIRGLSAERAEAFLQECLK; this is encoded by the coding sequence ATGCCGAATGCAGCGCGCCCGGCCCATCGCACGTATGCGCGGGCATTCAAACAGCAAGTGATCAGGGAAACGTTGGAACCAGGCATGTCGGTGTCGATCGTCGCGCGGCGGCACGACATCAACGCCAACGTCGTGTTCGGGTGGCGCAAGCAATATCGGGAAGGCAAGCTGGAACTGCCGGGACTCGAAGCTGCGCCGTCGGCCATGACAGGCACGGAGTTGCTGAGCGTTGACGTGATCGATTCGGTGTTGATGCTGCCAGCGCCGCAGCCTACGGGAAACGCGACGTCGAAGGTGACAAGCGGCGTACCGATGCCGACGCCCGTGTGCGAGATCGAGGTGGAGATCGGCAAGCGGCGCGTGAAGATTCGCGGCCTGTCTGCTGAGCGGGCCGAAGCGTTCCTGCAGGAATGCCTGAAGTGA
- the istB gene encoding IS21-like element ISBmu1 family helper ATPase IstB — protein sequence MNPSPELNSILKQLRLSGILDSLEQRNRQAIDGQLAYTEFLAMLLHDEVARREHKKLGTRLLRAGFAMGKTLETFDFDRLPTLNRSHVHDLATGRYLDEKVAILIAGPTGTGKSHLAQALGHCAARQGRDVLFISQTELLKRLNAARATGAYDRKFQQYARVPLLIVDDFALKPLRTPQDEDFHDLVAARYEHAATILTSNLDFGEWGAAFPDNRILGTATLDRLRHGAYRLVLEGDSYRTPKPMPDPPQNAVAKNGKKPQP from the coding sequence ATGAACCCGAGTCCCGAATTGAATTCCATCCTCAAACAGCTGCGCCTGTCCGGCATCCTCGACTCGCTTGAGCAGCGCAACCGTCAGGCGATCGACGGGCAGCTCGCCTATACCGAGTTCCTTGCCATGCTGCTGCACGACGAGGTTGCCCGTCGCGAACACAAGAAGCTCGGCACCCGTCTGCTGCGCGCCGGCTTCGCGATGGGCAAGACGCTCGAGACGTTCGACTTCGACCGGCTGCCTACGTTGAACCGCTCACACGTTCATGATCTCGCGACAGGCCGGTATCTCGACGAGAAGGTCGCGATCCTGATCGCCGGTCCAACCGGCACCGGCAAAAGCCACTTGGCCCAGGCGCTGGGCCACTGCGCCGCCCGCCAAGGCCGCGATGTGCTGTTCATCTCGCAGACCGAGCTGCTCAAGCGATTGAACGCCGCGCGCGCCACCGGCGCCTATGACCGCAAGTTCCAGCAGTACGCCCGGGTGCCGCTGCTGATCGTCGATGACTTCGCGCTCAAACCGCTACGTACCCCGCAGGACGAGGACTTCCACGATCTCGTCGCGGCCCGCTACGAGCACGCGGCGACCATCCTGACGTCGAATCTCGACTTCGGTGAATGGGGCGCCGCGTTCCCCGACAACCGCATCCTCGGCACCGCCACACTCGACCGACTACGCCACGGCGCCTACCGGCTCGTCCTCGAGGGCGACAGTTACCGCACCCCGAAACCGATGCCAGATCCCCCTCAAAATGCAGTTGCCAAAAACGGCAAAAAACCGCAACCTTGA
- the tnpB gene encoding IS66 family insertion sequence element accessory protein TnpB (TnpB, as the term is used for proteins encoded by IS66 family insertion elements, is considered an accessory protein, since TnpC, encoded by a neighboring gene, is a DDE family transposase.) — protein MITLPAGTRIWLAAGVTDMRCGFQGLATKVQATLEENPLCGHVFIFRGRRGDLVKLLWATDDGLWLLSKRLERGRFIWPQADGGKISLTVAQLSMLLEGIDWRQPRRTAPLSML, from the coding sequence GTGATCACATTGCCGGCCGGCACCCGCATCTGGCTTGCTGCGGGCGTCACGGACATGCGCTGCGGCTTCCAGGGGCTTGCCACGAAGGTACAGGCGACGCTCGAGGAGAATCCGTTGTGCGGCCATGTGTTCATCTTCCGCGGACGTCGAGGCGATCTCGTGAAGCTGCTTTGGGCCACCGACGACGGGCTCTGGCTGCTGTCGAAGCGATTGGAACGCGGCCGCTTCATCTGGCCGCAAGCCGATGGCGGCAAGATCTCGCTCACGGTCGCGCAGTTGTCGATGCTTCTCGAAGGCATCGATTGGCGGCAGCCCCGCCGTACGGCACCTCTGTCGATGCTGTAG
- a CDS encoding MBL fold metallo-hydrolase RNA specificity domain-containing protein, whose translation MKLSFLGAAREVTGSCFLVEAANVRFLVDCGMVQGGRVAAARNYEPFAFDPASIDFVLLTHAHIDHSGLLPKLTRAGFKGPIYATPATVDLLGVMLPDSAHIQESDAKRVAKRFKEKTVPPPLYTLQDTHECLQQVRGIEYDREFAPRVGVRARFRDAGHILGSAIVEVWITEYGYPTKIVFSGDLGQPGRPILRDPTPIEDADILVIESTYGDRRHKDFSATEADMIGIVEKTLFERGGNVIVPAFAVGRTQEVLYHLHRLTCEGRLQRPMVFVDSPMATEATRITREHLELFDEQAKRLAGWHARGENLPYLDFTASAEESMALNRIRSGAIIISASGMCDAGRIRHHLRHNLPRRECSILFPGFQAQGTLGRRLIEGAERVRIFGEDIPVRAAIHSVDGLSAHADQKALLDWARAFIQAPAQTFVVHGESSAAQAFAELLQQQLGWQVTVPEYGHALRWPDFLAHE comes from the coding sequence ATGAAACTCAGTTTTTTGGGCGCAGCCCGAGAAGTCACCGGATCGTGCTTCCTGGTCGAAGCGGCTAATGTCCGCTTCCTGGTCGATTGCGGCATGGTTCAAGGTGGGCGTGTAGCAGCAGCACGCAACTACGAGCCGTTTGCGTTCGACCCGGCGTCCATTGACTTCGTCCTGCTGACCCACGCCCACATCGACCATAGCGGGCTATTGCCCAAACTGACGCGCGCCGGGTTCAAGGGGCCCATCTACGCCACGCCAGCGACGGTTGATCTGCTCGGGGTGATGCTGCCCGATAGCGCTCACATCCAGGAAAGCGATGCCAAGCGGGTTGCCAAGCGGTTCAAAGAGAAGACCGTGCCGCCACCCCTGTATACCCTGCAGGATACACACGAATGCCTGCAGCAGGTACGCGGCATCGAATACGACCGGGAGTTCGCACCCCGCGTCGGGGTGCGCGCCCGCTTTCGTGATGCCGGCCACATCCTCGGCTCGGCCATCGTGGAAGTGTGGATTACCGAGTACGGTTACCCCACGAAGATCGTGTTCAGCGGCGATTTGGGCCAGCCGGGACGCCCCATCCTGCGCGACCCGACACCCATCGAGGACGCGGACATCCTCGTCATCGAGTCCACCTACGGCGACCGCCGGCACAAGGATTTTTCGGCGACCGAAGCGGACATGATCGGCATCGTCGAGAAAACCCTGTTCGAGCGCGGCGGCAATGTCATCGTTCCGGCCTTTGCGGTCGGCCGAACCCAGGAGGTGCTCTACCACCTACATCGTCTCACCTGCGAAGGGCGTCTGCAGCGTCCAATGGTGTTTGTCGATTCGCCGATGGCCACCGAGGCCACACGCATCACGCGTGAGCATCTCGAATTGTTCGACGAACAGGCGAAGCGGTTGGCCGGATGGCATGCGCGCGGCGAGAACCTCCCGTATCTGGATTTCACCGCGAGCGCTGAGGAGTCCATGGCGCTGAACCGGATTCGCTCCGGGGCCATCATTATTTCTGCCAGCGGCATGTGCGATGCGGGGCGTATCCGGCACCACCTGCGCCACAACTTGCCACGCCGCGAATGCAGCATCTTGTTTCCCGGTTTCCAGGCGCAGGGGACGCTTGGCCGGCGCCTGATCGAGGGGGCCGAACGTGTACGCATCTTCGGTGAGGACATCCCGGTACGTGCGGCGATCCACAGCGTGGACGGCCTCTCGGCGCATGCCGACCAAAAGGCGCTGCTGGATTGGGCCCGTGCTTTCATTCAAGCACCGGCGCAAACCTTCGTGGTGCATGGGGAATCGTCGGCCGCGCAAGCCTTCGCTGAACTCTTGCAGCAGCAACTCGGCTGGCAGGTCACGGTGCCCGAGTATGGCCATGCGCTGCGCTGGCCGGACTTTCTGGCGCACGAGTGA
- a CDS encoding sigma-54 interaction domain-containing protein has product MHKIFRVAPTSATVLLMGESGVGKSLFARELHNRSSRVGKPFVELNCAALPDSLIESELFGVERGAFTGASDARVGRFESANEGTIFLDEIGNLSLTAQAKLLRVLQTGEMEHLGSSKTVKVNVRVITATNDNLKQAIKSGRFREDLFYRLNVFPIVIPPLRERKDDIPVLLEFFIKKFSKRHGRSLKGLSNRALHLLLDYSWPGNIREMENVLERGVILAEEGGTLDVCHLFSSGDTVECKGAFGLSDLGSLALDSISTSAPPETIRKSGEAPEGLEDWAALAVQMNKATLCEVEDALVRAALKAANGNISEAARLLGLTRAQLDYRVKKLNNSMPISTEK; this is encoded by the coding sequence ATGCACAAAATATTCAGAGTGGCTCCCACTAGTGCGACCGTTTTACTGATGGGCGAGAGCGGCGTGGGCAAAAGCCTGTTTGCTCGGGAACTGCACAACAGAAGTTCGCGTGTAGGGAAACCATTCGTTGAATTAAATTGTGCAGCTCTTCCCGATTCGCTGATTGAATCGGAGCTTTTTGGTGTGGAGCGAGGGGCATTCACCGGCGCATCCGATGCCCGCGTTGGGCGTTTCGAAAGCGCAAACGAAGGGACCATTTTTTTGGATGAGATTGGTAATCTCAGTCTAACCGCTCAAGCGAAGCTATTGAGAGTTTTGCAAACGGGGGAGATGGAGCACCTCGGGAGTTCAAAGACGGTTAAGGTAAATGTTCGGGTAATTACTGCGACTAATGACAACCTCAAACAGGCGATAAAAAGCGGGCGTTTTCGTGAGGATCTTTTCTACCGGCTGAATGTATTTCCAATTGTTATTCCACCTTTGCGTGAAAGAAAGGATGATATCCCGGTTTTGCTGGAATTTTTCATAAAGAAATTTTCAAAAAGGCATGGTCGGTCCCTCAAGGGCTTATCCAATCGTGCGCTTCATCTATTGCTGGATTACTCGTGGCCCGGGAATATCCGCGAGATGGAAAATGTGCTCGAACGTGGCGTTATCCTCGCCGAGGAAGGCGGTACGCTCGATGTATGCCACTTGTTTAGTAGCGGTGACACCGTGGAATGTAAGGGTGCTTTTGGTTTAAGCGACCTTGGGTCGCTTGCCCTCGATTCCATATCGACGAGCGCTCCCCCCGAGACGATCCGCAAGAGCGGAGAAGCCCCGGAGGGGCTCGAGGATTGGGCAGCGCTTGCTGTACAGATGAACAAAGCGACACTTTGCGAGGTCGAAGATGCGCTCGTACGCGCGGCACTCAAAGCCGCGAACGGGAACATATCAGAAGCCGCACGTCTTCTCGGATTGACACGCGCGCAACTCGACTACCGTGTCAAGAAGTTGAACAATTCAATGCCAATCTCGACGGAGAAGTAG
- the istA gene encoding IS21 family transposase codes for MFEYRQVLVRMRQGDSDRDIARGGLMGRKKLTTVRREAEARSWLDPVQPLPDDATIAGVFGRTPHLPHTCVSTVEPYREQVREWLAAGVQGTTIHAALQRNHGYAGSYCAVKRMLRHLAAERSVATTTILDFAPADAAQVDFGAGPVLTVEGIAVRTWIFVMTLCWSRHQYAEIVLDQTVETWLASHRRAFEWFGGCPDRVIIDNAKCAIIRACRYEPAVQRSYAALAEGYGFRIDACPPHDPQKKGVVESGVKYVKKSFVPLREFRDLADANRQLREWVMQQAGTRIHGTVHERPLTRFGVERPLLAALPDVPPVLSVWKEVAVHRDGHVVYKHALYSAPFTLVGKSLWLKATDTVIQLFHRHELVATHPRQRAGGRHTVRDHQPPEAQAWLEHDPQWCLARAKEIGPSCHGVILALFNDKVLVNLRGAQGIIRLRQKVGDQRLEAACERALAFSSAKYSTIKGILDKGLDSEPVPRPASAPTGAYQNGGRFGRDLQSLLIH; via the coding sequence TTGTTTGAATACCGCCAAGTCCTTGTCCGCATGCGGCAAGGCGATTCTGACCGCGACATCGCGCGCGGCGGTTTGATGGGGCGCAAGAAGCTGACGACCGTGCGCCGCGAGGCTGAAGCGCGTAGTTGGCTGGATCCGGTGCAGCCGCTGCCGGACGACGCTACGATCGCGGGTGTCTTCGGGCGCACGCCGCACCTGCCGCACACCTGTGTGTCGACGGTTGAGCCATATCGCGAACAGGTCCGCGAATGGCTTGCCGCCGGCGTTCAGGGCACCACGATCCATGCCGCCCTTCAACGCAATCATGGCTACGCCGGCAGCTATTGTGCCGTGAAGCGCATGCTGCGCCATCTGGCTGCCGAGCGCAGCGTGGCCACCACAACGATCCTCGACTTCGCACCGGCCGACGCCGCGCAGGTCGACTTCGGCGCGGGACCCGTGCTGACGGTCGAGGGCATTGCGGTCCGGACGTGGATCTTCGTGATGACGTTGTGCTGGTCGCGCCACCAGTATGCCGAGATCGTGCTGGACCAGACCGTCGAGACGTGGCTCGCCAGCCACCGGCGCGCCTTCGAATGGTTCGGCGGCTGTCCCGACCGGGTCATCATCGATAACGCGAAGTGCGCGATCATCCGGGCGTGTCGATACGAGCCGGCGGTGCAACGCTCGTACGCCGCGCTTGCCGAGGGATATGGATTCCGGATCGACGCCTGTCCGCCGCACGATCCCCAGAAGAAGGGCGTCGTCGAATCGGGCGTCAAATACGTCAAGAAGTCCTTCGTGCCGCTGCGCGAGTTCCGGGATCTGGCCGACGCCAACCGGCAACTGCGCGAATGGGTGATGCAGCAGGCCGGCACTCGTATCCACGGCACCGTCCACGAACGGCCGCTGACGCGCTTCGGCGTCGAGCGCCCGTTGCTCGCTGCATTGCCGGACGTGCCGCCGGTACTGTCGGTCTGGAAGGAGGTGGCGGTCCATCGCGACGGCCACGTCGTCTACAAGCACGCGCTGTACTCTGCACCGTTCACGCTCGTCGGCAAGTCGCTCTGGCTGAAGGCGACCGATACGGTCATCCAGCTGTTCCATCGGCATGAACTCGTCGCAACCCATCCGCGGCAGCGGGCCGGCGGTCGCCACACGGTGCGAGATCACCAGCCGCCCGAAGCGCAGGCCTGGCTCGAGCACGATCCGCAGTGGTGTCTGGCGCGCGCGAAGGAGATCGGGCCGTCGTGCCACGGCGTGATCCTCGCGCTGTTCAACGACAAGGTGCTCGTCAACCTGCGCGGCGCGCAGGGGATCATCCGGCTGCGACAGAAAGTCGGCGATCAGAGGCTGGAAGCAGCCTGCGAGCGTGCGCTCGCGTTCAGCAGCGCGAAGTACAGCACCATCAAGGGCATCCTCGACAAAGGCCTGGACAGCGAACCGGTGCCGCGTCCCGCGTCGGCCCCGACTGGCGCTTACCAGAACGGCGGCCGCTTCGGCCGTGATCTCCAATCCCTGCTGATCCACTGA